From the genome of Scylla paramamosain isolate STU-SP2022 chromosome 37, ASM3559412v1, whole genome shotgun sequence:
AAATTCCTGTGCTATGTTGGAGTCACTGAAAATATCTCTCAAGGCCTCTGACAAGTGACCCATTACCTTAAAAGGCACATTATGTGCAGCTAGAATACCTGCCAGCTTTATTTCTACCCTAGCCACAGGATCTTTTgtggtttattattttcttaaagaAGGTTGATACTTGTCCGTTGTAAATTtgaaatatgaagtgttttttgccttttgcatgattttttttttttttttggcacttAGCTCTGCAGTCATAGTAACGTTGCAAATTTTACACCTAGCTTTATACTGGTCAGTTGTTTCCTGTAGCCACGGCTTGAAAGCAGGGTCTATTTCCCATTCCATCCTATATCGTTGCTGACGACGAGAGTGAGAGCCTGAAGCAGATGCCTCAGCCTATCTAGAAGGGCCAGCAGGTGCATGCGTAGAGTATTAAACTTGTATGACATATTTCACTGCTTGAACTCACGATGCTACACATAATACCATTTGCCTCTTTTACATGTACACTAAGTTTTCACTCACTTTAATAATCTTAAATAACCACTATGATATTTAACATTTCTGTCTGATGTAGCATTTGGCGGTGGATATTACATCATACAACCTTCTCTTCTCATtaactacacaaaaaaaaaaaaaaaacagaagtaaaGCTATTCACTTATTCTGTAACTAATTTCCTGTAAGATGCATAGGTTAAGAAAGCATCACAAATAgctcacctttctctttttgGATCCTGAAGATGAGTCCATACTGAATGAAGGTTCTTCTAATCTATTTAGGCTTACCAAACCCGTGAGTCCGCGACGTGTGTTTCACAGGTTCTGAACGTGAGTATTTCTCGTCTTTCTAACGGTAATATGAAACATTCCAATCCCACTGTTTATTTTTCCAGACACTTTATGAAACTAAGTGAcagttactgttttttttttttttactcttacaaTATTCTATACAACTATTTAGTAAACATCGAAAATTATCGTACAAATCGTACGAAATACAGAAAATTATGGTACAAACTGTATGATAATGAGGAGCACCATCGTACATCGTACAGAGGGGTAAATAATCGTACATGTACGATAATTATCGTACGTCTGGCAAGGTGTTGGAATCCAACACCTTCCCGCGTCGTTCCCAAAAAGGGGGGTGGGTTGGGGGTTGcgacacacatacgagtacatacagaCGCGCGCCCACACCTGCTCCTCAAGCAGTCTctacttgaataaaacactttacttaaaaaaaaaataaataaatgaataaaaaatctgATCAAACAAAAGGGACCAGATGAACACTGATTATTTCttggtcaagggcaactcttctgctgTGAACCAGGTGAGACTCAAACTGATTAGATAAAagggaaataaggt
Proteins encoded in this window:
- the LOC135091203 gene encoding uncharacterized protein LOC135091203, yielding MDSSSGSKKRKAEASASGSHSRRQQRYRMEWEIDPAFKPWLQETTDQYKARCKICNVTMTAELSAKKKKKIMQKAKNTSYFKFTTDKYQPPVARVEIKLAGILAAHNVPFKVMGHLSEALRDIFSDSNIAQEFAMKRTKATAVVTNAIGKSYYMWLSEKLVAAEQIFNSLRDPFIKLYYYFLDWILPKFTNFNKYFQSDKPAITVLHEKISSF